A genomic stretch from Marinimicrobium sp. C6131 includes:
- a CDS encoding sensor histidine kinase, which translates to MAETSDKAVDSAASPPAVRPRRVAFPWLSSLAGLALGAYLLAAGEPQLLREFGLMPDGYRLHPLLQTLEVKLAALLIFALLILRDVFHHSRRLSAFDRDIERLRTELNQVWQSKKQLQLKAHTYAGHADKLKLFISEKLLEYIEYDEKFLHFKSIAAEVRHNGVICFDKVQTALQAHLEQGQYPSDEDHARDRDAFDAMRYLWDLLDLSTTDNIALHIGNQLCECEEHYYQRLLNDDTSEAVPHRPDYLPRRATLKALAPLLQDSPTRLEALDERANERLTLDDDPQFRAYLDPTDSLLGNENHFVLMLENLLKNAQFFARKKAKSKYNRVALTLGQRGARVELAVYNRGPHIDPDAMEQIFQLGYSTRRAREHHGKGLGLFFVQEIVKGYEGRVQVENIENRSAYYSLRIALADGQLTTEVIEVTLNEDGQPQCRRAQTLSDPSAPGATALEWDFEQAITRVELTPTGSQDTLALELDPTGARETLLDPQNPAIPRWALEVQPRRKGGKLTFTPLDVAGVCFRVLLPTAASRVEGDDEDLDALAPQVEDLNRPFEALEEYRG; encoded by the coding sequence GTGGCCGAGACCTCCGACAAGGCGGTTGATTCCGCCGCCAGCCCTCCCGCGGTTCGCCCGCGACGGGTGGCTTTTCCCTGGCTGAGCAGCCTGGCCGGGTTGGCGCTGGGCGCCTACCTGCTGGCGGCGGGCGAGCCCCAGCTGTTGCGCGAGTTCGGCCTGATGCCCGACGGCTACCGTCTGCACCCACTGCTTCAGACGCTGGAGGTCAAACTGGCGGCGCTGTTGATCTTTGCCCTGCTGATCCTGCGCGATGTGTTCCACCACAGCCGGCGGCTGAGCGCCTTTGACCGGGACATCGAGCGCTTGCGTACCGAACTGAACCAGGTCTGGCAGAGCAAGAAACAACTGCAACTCAAGGCTCACACTTACGCCGGGCACGCCGACAAACTGAAACTGTTCATCAGCGAAAAGCTGCTGGAGTACATCGAGTACGACGAGAAATTTCTGCATTTCAAAAGCATCGCCGCCGAAGTGCGCCACAACGGGGTCATCTGCTTTGACAAGGTACAGACGGCCCTGCAGGCTCACCTGGAACAGGGCCAGTACCCGAGCGATGAGGACCATGCCCGGGATCGGGACGCCTTCGATGCCATGCGCTACCTCTGGGACCTGCTGGACCTGTCCACCACGGACAATATTGCCCTGCACATCGGCAACCAGTTGTGCGAGTGTGAGGAGCACTATTACCAGCGCTTACTCAACGATGATACCTCCGAGGCCGTCCCCCATCGCCCGGACTATCTGCCACGAAGAGCGACGCTGAAAGCGCTCGCGCCCCTGCTGCAGGACTCTCCAACCCGTCTCGAAGCGCTGGATGAGCGCGCCAATGAGCGACTGACTCTGGACGATGACCCTCAGTTCCGCGCTTACCTGGACCCGACCGACAGTCTGCTCGGGAACGAGAACCATTTTGTGCTGATGCTGGAAAACCTGCTGAAAAACGCCCAGTTCTTCGCCCGTAAAAAAGCCAAATCCAAATACAACCGCGTTGCACTTACCCTGGGCCAGCGCGGGGCCCGGGTCGAACTCGCGGTGTACAACCGGGGCCCGCATATCGACCCGGACGCCATGGAGCAGATTTTCCAGCTCGGCTACTCCACCCGCCGCGCCCGGGAGCATCACGGCAAGGGGCTCGGATTGTTCTTTGTACAGGAGATCGTCAAAGGGTATGAAGGGCGGGTGCAGGTGGAAAACATCGAGAACCGATCCGCCTATTATTCCCTGCGTATCGCCCTGGCCGACGGACAGCTGACCACCGAAGTGATCGAAGTCACCCTGAACGAGGACGGTCAGCCGCAATGCCGGCGGGCGCAGACCCTGAGCGACCCGTCCGCCCCCGGGGCCACCGCCCTGGAATGGGACTTTGAACAAGCCATCACCCGGGTCGAGTTGACCCCGACGGGCAGTCAGGACACCCTCGCGCTCGAACTGGATCCCACAGGCGCTCGGGAGACCCTGCTGGATCCTCAAAACCCCGCCATACCCCGCTGGGCACTGGAGGTCCAACCCCGACGCAAGGGGGGCAAGCTCACCTTTACCCCTCTGGATGTGGCGGGCGTCTGTTTCCGGGTGCTGCTGCCCACGGCCGCCTCCCGGGTGGAAGGCGACGATGAGGATCTGGACGCTCTGGCACCGCAGGTGGAGGACCTGAACCGCCCCTTTGAAGCCCTTGAGGAGTACCGTGGCTGA
- a CDS encoding response regulator transcription factor translates to MADILWVEDQSHWIEKFQPVLEATDFDGRPTRVRVFRFAEAACQHIKQSDAGQAPDIALLDAQMNGRDTAGASVSRALQRKWPDVPQVYLSEYSGTDIEQSAFEQGGIQDFIAKHQRNIEAVLCWRIKAALRQREAPKTEQLTSGPLTLDKVTWEVFWHGHKLMNPNNPRRPLGPTPRKILRYLVEASPRPVSTLQMAEALEADPERFSYANYRQHIKTLRHAIQRAQPALDFMALCQRGEGIVTFGDLGAYCWKPVQSD, encoded by the coding sequence ATGGCAGACATACTCTGGGTTGAAGATCAGTCCCACTGGATCGAAAAGTTCCAGCCGGTACTCGAGGCCACCGATTTTGATGGTCGGCCCACCCGTGTGCGCGTATTCCGGTTCGCCGAAGCAGCCTGCCAGCATATCAAGCAGAGCGACGCCGGCCAGGCGCCGGATATCGCCCTGCTGGACGCCCAGATGAACGGCCGGGACACCGCTGGCGCCTCGGTCTCCCGGGCACTGCAGCGCAAATGGCCCGACGTCCCCCAGGTCTATCTGTCCGAGTACAGCGGCACGGATATTGAGCAGAGTGCGTTCGAGCAGGGCGGCATTCAGGATTTCATCGCCAAGCATCAACGCAATATCGAAGCGGTCTTGTGCTGGCGGATCAAGGCGGCCCTGCGTCAACGTGAAGCCCCCAAAACCGAACAGCTCACCAGTGGGCCACTGACGCTGGACAAGGTCACCTGGGAAGTCTTCTGGCACGGCCACAAGCTGATGAACCCCAACAATCCCCGTCGCCCACTGGGCCCGACACCCCGGAAAATTCTGCGTTATCTGGTGGAAGCCTCACCCCGGCCGGTATCCACCCTGCAAATGGCCGAGGCATTGGAGGCCGACCCGGAACGCTTTTCCTACGCCAATTACCGCCAGCACATCAAAACTCTGCGCCACGCCATTCAGCGGGCTCAACCGGCCCTGGATTTCATGGCCTTGTGCCAGCGGGGAGAAGGCATTGTCACCTTCGGGGACCTCGGCGCCTATTGCTGGAAGCCGGTCCAATCAGATTAA